One genomic region from Salvelinus sp. IW2-2015 linkage group LG12, ASM291031v2, whole genome shotgun sequence encodes:
- the LOC111971036 gene encoding uncharacterized protein, with the protein MEGEHPHEEKQTETACCASQCPKDGEERQGQRAMLWSIQEAVERQTMQIGVSACGATAVVDVLQALGIIVAPEMADRCVRTCLRRNEAPLPDYLFSRSEAGATHAQLIAGAEQASGGRVLGRHFPLHPRRRVRLVPWLAQWIQKGAVPVATMNMQLAVPEGEEVPDAWHHQLIFGVGPDTVYMTNPLDVVSEREVHQRLQ; encoded by the exons atggagggagagcatCCTCATGAGGAGAAGCAGACTGAAACTGCTTGCTGTGCATCCCAATGTCccaaagatggagaggagaggcagggacaAAGGGCTATGTTATGGTCCATCCAGGAGGCAGTGGAGAGGCAGACCATGCAGATAGGAGTGTCCGCCTGTGGGGCAACGGCCGTAGTGGACGTCCTACAGGCCCTCGGCATCATTGTGGCACCCGAGATGGCTGACCGGTGTGTGCGGACGTGCCTGAGGAGGAACGAGGCGCCGCTGCCYGATTACCTGTTCTCCCGGAGCGAGGCTG gTGCCACACACGCACAGCTGATAGCTGGGGCGGAGCAGGCCAGTGGTGGGCGCGTGCTGGGTCGCCACTTCCCCCTCCACCCTCGCCGGCGGGTGAGGCTGGTACCCTGGCTGGCACAGTGGATCCAGAAAGGGGCAGTGCCCGTGGCCACAATGAACATGCAGCTGGCAGtgccagagggagaggaggttccCGACGCATGGCACCACCAACTCATCTTTGGGGTCGGACCCGACACTGTCTATATGACCAACCCCCTGGATGtgg TGAGTGAGCGGGAGGTGCATCAGCGACTGCAGTGA